The segment CGGGGGCGGGCGCCGTGCCGGGCGGGCAACCGTGACTCAGTCGCATCGAATCTCGGCCGTCAAGACGTCCAGGCTGGTTCTCAACTGCGTTGAGGATGCCGGGCCCTGTGGAGACGACCGACAAGACACGCCTGACCGCCCGAGAAGGCCCGGGGGGCCAGCACGGTTGAGCGCTGAGGACAGGGCCCCGGCGCGACCCGCGCGGCCAGCGGTCCGCAGCGCCCTCGCAGAGCGGTCCGCTCGTCGGAACCGGGACGGGCAGCATCAACACGAGTGAGATCCGCTCCAGGCCGTGACCGGGGCGTCAGTCCTCCCAGAGGAGCATGTCGTCGACCGACTGGCGGCGGCGCACGACGCGCCACTGGCCTTCGTCGGCGAGCACCTCCGGGGGCAGCGGCCTCCGGTTGTAGTTGGACGCCATCACGGCGCCGTAGGCGCCGGCATCGAGAATCGCGACGAGGTCGCCCACCGCGGGATCGGGCAGGGGCCGGTCGGTGCCGAAGGTGTCGCTCGACTCGCACACCGGGCCGACCACGTCGCAGGCGACGACGGCCCGGTCGTGTTCGACGACGGGCACGATGCGGTGAAAGGCGTGGTAGAGGGCCGGGCGCAGCAGTTCGGTCATCCCGGCATCGAGCACCGCGAACCGCCGGCCGCCGGGATGCGTCTTCACGTCGACGATCGTCGCGACGAGCACGCCGGCCGGGGCCACCAGCCAGCGGCCCGGTTCGAGCACGAGCGTCAGGCCGAGACCGCGCGTGGCCTCGACCATCGCAGCGGCGTACTCGGCGGGCTCGATGGTCGTGCCGCCGTCGTAGGCGACGCCCATCCCTCCACCGACGTCGAGGTGGTCGAGGCGCACGTCCGAAGCGGTGAGCTCGCGCGCGAGGCCGGCGAGGGCCTCGGCGGCGCGCCGCAGCGGCTCGACCGACGTGATCTGCGAGCCGACGTGCGCGTGGAGGCCGACGAACTCCAGGCCGGGCCTGGTCGCGGCGGCCCGGCACAGTTCGGCGGCGGCCTCGAGGGCGACGCCGAACTTGTTGCGCTCGAGGCCCGTCGAGATGTTCGGGTGCGTGTTCGCGTCGATGTTCGGGTTCACGCGCAGCGCGACGCGCGCGCGCGTGCCCTGGGCGCGGGCGATGGCGTCGAGGCGTTCGAGCTCTCCGGGCGACTCGGCGTTGATCGCCTTGACGCCGAGGGCGACGGCCCGTTCGAGTTCGTCGCGGGTCTTGCCGACGCCGGTGAACACGATCTGGCCGGGGATGAAACCGGCACGCAGCGCCACGTCGATCTCGCCGCCGGAGTTCGCGTCGGCGTTCGCGCCGAGGCC is part of the Acidobacteriota bacterium genome and harbors:
- the lysA gene encoding diaminopimelate decarboxylase: MVITSHRATLHCDGADLAAVAAAVGTPFYCYSAGVVRERYRALEAAFSGVPHAVHYALKANSTLALVRLLRGLGANADANSGGEIDVALRAGFIPGQIVFTGVGKTRDELERAVALGVKAINAESPGELERLDAIARAQGTRARVALRVNPNIDANTHPNISTGLERNKFGVALEAAAELCRAAATRPGLEFVGLHAHVGSQITSVEPLRRAAEALAGLARELTASDVRLDHLDVGGGMGVAYDGGTTIEPAEYAAAMVEATRGLGLTLVLEPGRWLVAPAGVLVATIVDVKTHPGGRRFAVLDAGMTELLRPALYHAFHRIVPVVEHDRAVVACDVVGPVCESSDTFGTDRPLPDPAVGDLVAILDAGAYGAVMASNYNRRPLPPEVLADEGQWRVVRRRQSVDDMLLWED